In the Ipomoea triloba cultivar NCNSP0323 chromosome 6, ASM357664v1 genome, one interval contains:
- the LOC116023224 gene encoding transcription factor MYB3R-1 has protein sequence MESDRTSATPTDGISNSLQRVRPLHGRTSGPTRRSTKGQWTPEEDEILRKAVQRFKGKNWKKIAECFKDRTDVQCLHRWQKVLNPELVKGPWSKEEDEIIIDLVNKYGPKKWSTIAQHLPGRIGKQCRERWHNHLNPSINKEAWTQEEELALIRAHQIYGNKWAELTKFLPGRTDNAIKNHWNSSVKKKLDSYLASGLLSQFPALPNVNSANQILPTTSSKFQQSSEDRSVCREGKEVDEVSECSQGSALVGCSQSTSDRGNTFVHTREERGVKDESSHEQDPSLSSATCSKNFNAFHEVACSMPEIPNDLNDTSQFVEQTIAHEIGASITRDGHLNPDDIPNMSALDLMQVQAGFFMQFLNSCDSHGVPPLQTAMDLGTISHMGSIAVDSDNQDDMFNLEDGHCGIIYTGPENHQCFPSGNGIRGVEESSDSVILQPSNYQIPEAGMLAPQSCNTISSDNSGPSSYQAFSLPIMFGVDSDQLIENPRQEIITCGDFVYASEPGSSTCGNGMDGQGVSTCNGMDGQGLKDQMDQYIQENECVKLVPVNDFGPVQPASVQTCSVNEQNIVKDEKRDPGTLCYEPPRFPSLDVPFFSCDLIQSGTDMQQEYSPLGIRQLMMSSMNCLTPFRLWDSPSRDSSPDAVLKSAAKTFTCTPSILKKRHRDLVSPLSEKRSEKKLESDIKHEFSDLARNFSRLEVMVDDAGNEKATRSSPLPNQEFISEASIEDKENLNPEFEGTTKEGMEGTRFSGRRDLGRESNNGDADDAIHVKRTVGVLVERGKDDPLFFSPDRFGSKSDRAVTQTTKALGNSCLNRLETAPNQGTVSSSSEAPCLSVCSPRICAIKEGNNLVVATSVQSVPASENAGEGSGNGVGLDNNISIFGETPFKRSIESPSAWKSPWFINSFLSSPRVDTEITLEDFGFLFSPGDRSYDAIGLMKQLSEQTAATFADAQEVLGGETPESILRGRCSKNQKADENTSQFTSNVLTERRMLDFSECGTPGKKAESGKFPGGSSSSISSPSSYLLKECR, from the exons ATGGAAAGTGATAGAACGAGCGCCACACCTACAGATGGCATTAGCAATAGTTTACAAAGAGTTCGACCTCTGCACGG GAGAACAAGTGGGCCTACAAGACGTTCAACAAAGGGTCAATGGACACCTGAAGAG GATGAAATTTTGCGCAAGGCTGTACAACGATTTAAAGGAAAAAACTGGAAAAAGATAG CGGAATGTTTCAAAGACAGAACAGATGTGCAGTGTTTACACAGGTGGCAGAAAGTTCTCAACCCAGAACTTGTCAAAGGTCCCTGGTCTAAAGAG GAGGATGAAATAATAATTGACTTAGTAAACAAATATGGCCCAAAGAAGTGGTCCACCATTGCACAACATTTACCGGGGCGGATAGGAAAGCAATGCCGTGAAAG gtggCACAACCATCTTAATCCTTCAATAAACAAAGAAGCTTGGACACAAGAAGAGGAATTAGCTCTCATTCGTGCTCATCAAATTTATGGAAACAAATGGGCAGAGTTGACAAAGTTTTTGCCTGGAAG gACAGACAATGCAATTAAAAATCACTGGAATAGCTCAGTGAAAAAGAAATTGGATTCATATTTGGCATCAGGTTTGCTTTCACAATTCCCAGCTTTACCGAATGTCAACAGTGCTAACCAGATATTGCCTACCACTTCTTCAAAGTTCCAGCAAAGCAGTGAAGATAGAAGTGTTTGCAGAGAGGGAAAGGAAGTGGATGAAGTTTCAGAATGCAGTCAAGGTTCAGCTCTGGTTGGCTGTTCTCAATCTACAAGTGATAGGGGCAACACATTTGTACATACAAGAGAAGAGAGGGGAGTAAAGGATGAATCAAGTCATGAGCAGGATCCAAGCCTCAGTTCAGCAACTTGTTCCAAAAATTTTAATGCATTTCATGAAGTTGCTTGTTCTATGCCAGAAATACCTAATGATTTGAATGATACATCCCAATTCGTTGAGCAAACTATTGCGCATGAAATTGGAGCTTCTATAACAAGAGATGGCCACCTCAATCCAGATGATATACCCAATATGTCTGCTCTGGATTTGATGCAGGTTCAAGCAGGATTCTTCATGCAATTTTTAAATAGCTGTGACAGTCATGGAGTCCCCCCACTGCAAACTGCTATGGATTTGGGTACTATTAGTCACATGGGAAGTATAGCTGTGGATTCAGATAATCAAGATGATATGTTTAACTTGGAGGATGGCCATTGTGGGATTATATACACTGGACCAGAAAATCACCAATGCTTTCCCTCTGGCAATGGTATTAGGGGTGTTGAGGAATCTTCAGATTCAGTGATTTTGCAACCATCAAACTATCAGATCCCTGAAGCTGGCATGTTGGCTCCTCAATCTTGCAATACTATCAGTTCAGACAATTCTGGACCTTCCTCCTATCAAGCTTTTTCTCTTCCCATTATGTTTGGTGTTGATTCAGACCAACTCATTGAAAATCCAAGGCAGGAGATCATTACATGTGGTGATTTTGTATACGCAAGTGAGCCTGGTAGTTCTACTTGTGGTAATGGAATGGATGGTCAAGGAGTTTCTACTTGTAACGGAATGGATGGTCAAGGCCTGAAAGACCAAATGGATCAGTACATTCAGGAAAATGAATGTGTTAAACTAGTGCCTGTGAATGATTTTGGGCCAGTTCAACCAGCTAGTGTTCAAACATGTTCTGTCAATGAACAAAACATTGTGAAAGATGAAAAAAGGGATCCAGGAACACTGTGCTATGAACCTCCTCGATTTCCAAGCTTGGATGTTCCATTCTTTAGCTGTGATCTTATACAATCTGGTACAGATATGCAGCAAGAGTACAGTCCCCTTGGTATCCGCCAGTTGATGATGTCTTCTATGAACTGTCTTACTCCATTTAGATTGTGGGATTCACCATCAAGAGACAGTAGTCCAGATGCTGTCCTGAAAAGTGCTGCCAAAACTTTCACTTGTACACCTTCTATATTGAAGAAACGTCATCGTGATTTGGTCTCACCTTTGTCAGAAAAGAGAAGTGAAAAGAAGCTTGAAAGTGATATCAAGCACGAGTTCTCTGATTTGGCAAGGAACTTCTCTCGATTGGAGGTCATGGTTGATGATGCTGGAAATGAGAAAGCAACAAGGTCATCTCCATTGCCAAACCAAGAATTTATATCTGAAGCATCCATTGAAGACAAAGAAAATCTTAATCCTGAATTTGAAGGCACCACAAAGGAAGGCATGGAAGGTACACGATTTTCAGGAAGAAGAGATTTGGGGAGAGAGAGTAATAACGGTGATGCAGATGACGCCATACAT GTGAAACGGACAGTTGGTGTTCTAGTTGAACGTGGAAAAGATGACCCCCTGTTCTTTTCTCCTGATCGTTTTGGATCTAAGAGTGATAGAGCAGTGACTCAAACAACTAAAGCTCTTGGAAACTCGTGTTTGAACAGATTGGAAACAGCACCCAACCAAGGGACTGTTTCATCTTCATCTGAGGCCCCGTGTTTATCTGTTTGCTCTCCACGTATATGTGCAATAAAAGAGGGAAATAACTTAGTTGTAGCAACATCTGTACAATCTGTTCCTGCATCAGAGAATGCAGGTGAAGGTTCTGGAAATGGAGTTGGTCTTGACAATAACATAAGCAT ATTTGGGGAGACTCCTTTCAAAAGAAGCATTGAATCTCCATCAGCGTGGAAATCTCCCTGGTTCATCAATTCTTTTCTGTCCAGCCCGAGAGTTGACACAGAAATCACATTGGAG GATTTTGGTTTCCTTTTCAGCCCAGGTGACAGAAGCTATGACGCTATTGGGTTAATGAAGCAACTAAGCGAGCAGACTGCAGCTACATTTGCAGATGCCCAGGAGGTCTTGGGAGGCGAAACCCCTGAAAGTATACTCAGGGGAAGATGTTCCAAAAATCAGAAAGCTGATGAAAATACTTCCCAATTCACCTCAAATGTTTTG ACTGAGCGGCGCATGCTAGATTTCAGCGAATGCGGGACACCAGGTAAAAAAGCAGAAAGCGGGAAATTCCCTGGTGGTAGCAGCAGTTCAATTTCAAGCCCATCATCCTACTTGTTGAAAGAATGCAGGTAG